A genomic segment from Cinclus cinclus chromosome 11, bCinCin1.1, whole genome shotgun sequence encodes:
- the SDR42E1 gene encoding short-chain dehydrogenase/reductase family 42E member 1, with product MNNPSSLSCRQLCRSVPAHSAKGKRMEEGDAVKERVLITGGAGYFGFRLGCAIHQKGVDVILFDVVKPLQTVPEGIKFVQGDICCLSEVEEALRDVICIFHIASYGMSGREQLNQKLIEEVNVKGTENVIQACKSRGVSSLVYTSTYNVVFGGQIIENGDESLPYLPLHLHPDHYSRTKSLAEMKVLEANGAELGNGRGVLRTCALRPAGIYGPGEQRHLPRIVSYIERGLFKFVYGDPLSLVEFVHVDNLVQAHVLASEALRASKQHIAAGQAYFISDGRPVNNFEFFRPLVEGLGYRFPSRRLPLSLVYFFAFLTEIVHFLVGRIYNFQPLLTRTEVYKTGVTHYFSMEKARKELGYEPQQYSLDEVVEWFRSQGCGPKPGNYSTMSLVRDGALLLVLIAVLVSWFPSAATFSL from the exons ATGAACAATCCGAGTTCTctcagctgcaggcagctctgcag GTCAGTGCCAGCACACAGTGCGAAAGGAAAAAGGATGGAAGAAGGAGACGCTGTCAAGGAAAGAGTGCTCATTACTGGAGGAGCAGGTTATTTTGGCTTCCG TTTAGGTTGTGCCATACATCAAAAGGGAGTCGATGTGATCCTCTTTGATGTTGTGAAGCCACTTCAAACCGTGCCAGAGGGAATAAAGTTCGTGCAGGGGGATATCTGTTGCCTGTCTGAAGTGGAAGAAGCTCTCAGAGATGTAATCTGCATATTCCATATCGCTTCCTATGGCAtgtctggcagggagcagctgaacCAAAAACTGATAGAAGAAGTTAACgtgaaaggaacagaaaatgtcATCCAGGCCTGCAAGAGCAGGGGAGTGTCGAGCCTGGTTTATACAAGTACCTACAACGTGGTATTTGGAGGCCAGATTATAGAAAATGGGGACGAGTCCCTGCCTTACCTACCTCTGCACCTTCACCCTGATCACTACTCCCGAACGAAATCTTTAGCTGAAATGAAGGTGCTGGAGGCAAACGGTGCTGAGCTGGGAAATGGGAGAGGTGTCCTGAGGACCTGTGCTCTCCGCCCAGCAGGGATCTACGGGCCTGGGGAGCAGAGACACCTCCCAAGAATAGTCAGCTACATTGAAAGGGGACTGTTTAAATTTGTGTATGGAGACCCTCTGAGTCTGGTAGAGTTTGTACACGTGGACAACCTGGTCCAGGCTCATGTCCTTGCCTCCGAGGCCCTCAGAGCCAGCAAGCAGCACATTGCTGCAGGCCAGGCCTATTTTATTTCCGATGGCAGGCCTGTAAATAACTTTGAATTTTTCCGACCGCTAGTGGAAGGTTTGGGTTACAGGTTCCCAAGCCGAcgccttcccctctccctggtCTATTTTTTTGCATTCCTTACTGAAATAGTTCATTTTCTTGTAGGGCGCATTTATAacttccagcccctcctcactcGCACGGAGGTTTACAAAACTGGTGTCACGCATTATTTCAGCATGGAGAAggccaggaaggagctgggctATGAGCCCCAGCAGTACAGCCTGGATGAAGTGGTGGAGTGGTTTAGATCCCAAGGATGTGGACCAAAGCCAGGGAATTACTCCACGATGTCCCTGGTCAGGGATGGAGCTCTGCTTTTGGTGCTGATTGCTGTGCTGGTCTCCTGGTTTCCATCTGCAGCAACATTTTCACTCTGA